The following coding sequences are from one Roseburia hominis A2-183 window:
- a CDS encoding helix-turn-helix transcriptional regulator: protein MGRGRSEKQKQKLLYMAQLLYERTDEDHPVTTQEVIDYLEANGIRSERKTVYTDMEELEDFGLDIIRVKERPGGYYLASRKFELAELKLLVDAVQASKFITTKKSRELIAKLETLCGREQAKQLHRQVVVTNRSKAVNENIYYNVDMIYNAIAENVKIRFQYFEWTVNKEMKLRRDGSYYEVSPWLLSWDDENYYLIAYDDRSRDIRHYRVDKMLKIELTAESREGKEQFGSFDVAAYSRKTFGMFAGEDETVTLICEDALTGVMIDRFGKEVAMRRYDETRIRVRVSVAVSRQFFGWLAGLGAAVRIESPESVVREYREYLETILKTYGEQEL, encoded by the coding sequence ATGGGAAGAGGAAGAAGCGAGAAGCAGAAACAGAAGCTGCTTTACATGGCGCAGCTTTTATATGAGAGAACGGACGAGGATCATCCTGTGACGACGCAGGAGGTGATCGACTATCTGGAGGCGAACGGAATCCGTTCGGAGCGCAAGACAGTGTACACCGATATGGAGGAACTGGAAGATTTCGGGCTGGATATTATACGGGTGAAGGAGCGACCCGGCGGATATTATCTTGCCAGCCGCAAATTTGAACTGGCGGAGTTAAAACTTCTCGTGGATGCCGTGCAGGCGTCGAAGTTCATCACGACGAAGAAGTCGAGAGAGCTGATTGCCAAGCTGGAGACGCTTTGCGGCAGGGAACAGGCAAAGCAGCTCCACAGGCAGGTCGTGGTGACCAACCGCAGCAAGGCGGTCAATGAAAACATTTATTATAATGTAGATATGATTTACAATGCCATCGCGGAAAATGTGAAGATCCGTTTTCAGTATTTTGAATGGACGGTCAATAAAGAGATGAAACTGCGGCGGGACGGCAGTTACTATGAAGTGAGTCCCTGGCTGCTCTCGTGGGATGACGAAAACTATTATCTGATCGCCTACGACGACAGAAGCCGCGACATCCGCCATTACCGTGTGGATAAAATGCTAAAGATCGAACTTACGGCGGAAAGCAGAGAGGGGAAGGAGCAGTTCGGGAGCTTTGACGTGGCGGCATATTCCCGAAAAACGTTCGGCATGTTCGCGGGGGAGGACGAGACTGTGACCTTAATCTGCGAAGACGCCCTCACGGGAGTCATGATCGACCGTTTCGGCAAGGAGGTCGCGATGCGCCGGTATGATGAGACAAGAATCCGGGTGCGGGTGAGTGTCGCGGTCAGCCGCCAGTTTTTCGGCTGGCTGGCTGGACTTGGCGCGGCAGTGCGGATCGAGTCGCCGGAATCTGTTGTGCGGGAATACCGCGAGTATCTGGAAACTATTTTGAAAACATACGGGGAGCAGGAACTATGA
- a CDS encoding M48 family metallopeptidase, producing MRERTYEIKIEGVPIIVTKKRMKNMYLRISKEDGTVRISAPHQMSDARIAAFARERIEWIRKYQQKYKEAGERRSEKRELDAAEIARRKKQLKREVERLVAKWEPVMRVKVSGITIRQMKTRWGSCNVQTHHININLALLSKPPECLEYVVVHEMTHILEASHNQRFWGFMTKFYPDWKRVRKYLSDETVD from the coding sequence ATGAGAGAGCGCACTTATGAGATAAAGATAGAGGGCGTGCCGATCATTGTCACGAAAAAACGGATGAAAAACATGTATCTGCGCATCAGTAAAGAGGACGGTACAGTGCGGATCTCAGCGCCGCATCAGATGAGTGATGCGCGGATTGCGGCATTTGCCAGAGAACGGATCGAATGGATACGGAAATATCAGCAGAAATACAAAGAAGCCGGAGAGCGCCGTTCGGAAAAACGGGAGCTGGATGCGGCAGAAATCGCGCGCAGAAAGAAACAGTTAAAGCGTGAGGTGGAGCGTCTTGTGGCAAAATGGGAGCCGGTGATGAGGGTGAAAGTCTCCGGAATCACCATCCGGCAGATGAAGACGAGATGGGGGTCCTGCAATGTGCAGACACATCACATCAACATCAATCTGGCGCTCTTGTCCAAGCCTCCGGAGTGCCTCGAGTATGTCGTGGTACATGAGATGACACATATTCTGGAGGCGAGCCACAATCAGCGCTTCTGGGGATTCATGACGAAGTTTTACCCGGACTGGAAGCGCGTGCGAAAATATCTAAGTGACGAGACTGTGGATTAG
- a CDS encoding DUF4250 domain-containing protein gives MNTLPKDPVMLLSFVNTQLRDHYPSLEEFAATYQIDATEVISALKNIDYEYDPATNQFI, from the coding sequence ATGAATACACTTCCCAAAGATCCCGTCATGCTCTTAAGCTTTGTCAACACACAGCTTCGTGACCACTACCCGTCGCTGGAAGAATTTGCCGCAACCTACCAGATTGATGCTACAGAGGTTATCTCTGCATTAAAAAATATAGACTACGAGTACGATCCGGCGACCAATCAGTTTATCTGA
- a CDS encoding DUF6472 family protein yields MAKASCDSCVYNVYDEDDETYYCEVDMDEDDAARLMQGHYRECPYYQLDDEYAVVRHQM; encoded by the coding sequence ATGGCGAAGGCAAGCTGTGACAGCTGTGTATACAATGTGTACGATGAAGATGACGAGACCTACTACTGTGAAGTGGATATGGATGAGGATGATGCGGCGAGACTGATGCAGGGACATTACAGAGAATGTCCGTATTATCAGCTGGACGATGAATATGCGGTGGTAAGACACCAGATGTAA
- a CDS encoding CTP synthase, translating to MPVKYVFVTGGVVSGLGKGITAASLGRLLKARGYKVTMQKFDPYINIDPGTMNPIQHGEVFVTDDGAETDLDLGHYERFIDESLTKNSNVTTGKVYWSVLQKERRGDFGGGTVQVIPHITNEIKSRFYRNFTSEETHIAIIEVGGTVGDIESQPFLEAIRQFQHEVGHENAILIHVTLIPYIKASGELKTKPTQASVKELQGMGIQPDIIVCRSEHPLDQSLKDKIALFCNVPNRNVLQNLDVEYLYEAPLAMEKENLAKVACEALHLDCPEPDLKDWEAMVDALRHPNKEVTVALVGKYTALHDAYISVVEALKHGGIAERATVNIKWVDSEDVTTENVDEILSDVSGILVPGGFGSRGVEGMILAAKYAREHQIPYLGLCLGMQVAIIEYARHVCGFNDAHSIELDPNTTHPVIALMPDQNGIEDIGGTLRLGSYPCILDKTSKAYEVYGAEEIHERHRHRYEVNNDFRASLTESGMKLCGTSPDGRIVEMIEIPEHPWFVATQAHPELKSRPNRPHPLFKGFVEASIRCSEK from the coding sequence ATGCCTGTAAAATATGTCTTTGTCACCGGTGGTGTCGTTTCCGGCCTTGGGAAAGGTATCACGGCTGCTTCTCTGGGAAGACTTTTAAAAGCCCGTGGCTACAAAGTGACCATGCAGAAATTCGACCCGTACATCAACATCGATCCCGGAACCATGAACCCGATCCAGCACGGCGAGGTATTTGTGACCGATGACGGTGCAGAAACAGACCTGGACTTAGGACATTATGAGCGTTTCATCGACGAGAGCCTGACCAAGAATTCCAACGTTACAACCGGTAAGGTATACTGGTCTGTTCTTCAGAAGGAGCGCCGCGGCGATTTCGGCGGAGGTACCGTACAGGTCATCCCTCACATCACAAACGAGATCAAGAGCCGCTTTTACCGGAACTTTACTTCCGAGGAGACACACATTGCCATCATTGAAGTCGGCGGTACCGTCGGCGACATCGAGAGCCAGCCGTTCCTCGAGGCAATCCGTCAGTTCCAGCACGAAGTAGGGCACGAGAATGCCATCCTCATTCATGTAACATTGATTCCATATATCAAGGCATCCGGCGAGCTTAAGACAAAGCCGACACAGGCGAGCGTCAAAGAGCTGCAGGGAATGGGTATCCAGCCGGATATCATCGTCTGCCGTTCCGAGCATCCGCTCGATCAGAGTCTCAAGGACAAGATCGCGCTGTTCTGTAACGTGCCGAACCGCAATGTACTTCAGAATCTTGACGTTGAATATCTCTATGAGGCGCCGCTTGCCATGGAGAAGGAGAATCTCGCCAAGGTTGCCTGCGAAGCGCTTCATCTGGACTGTCCGGAACCGGATTTAAAGGACTGGGAGGCAATGGTCGACGCACTCCGTCATCCGAACAAGGAAGTGACTGTCGCATTAGTTGGAAAATATACCGCACTTCACGACGCTTATATCTCCGTTGTGGAGGCGTTGAAGCACGGCGGCATTGCGGAGCGCGCAACCGTGAATATCAAGTGGGTGGATTCTGAGGACGTCACAACAGAGAACGTGGACGAGATCTTATCCGATGTATCCGGTATTCTCGTACCGGGTGGATTCGGTTCCCGCGGTGTCGAGGGAATGATCCTTGCCGCAAAATACGCACGTGAGCATCAGATTCCGTACCTTGGTCTGTGCCTCGGCATGCAGGTTGCGATCATCGAGTACGCAAGACATGTCTGCGGCTTCAACGATGCGCACAGCATCGAGCTTGATCCAAACACCACGCATCCGGTCATCGCACTCATGCCGGATCAGAACGGCATCGAGGACATCGGCGGAACCTTACGTCTTGGTTCTTATCCGTGTATTCTGGACAAGACCTCCAAGGCATACGAGGTATACGGTGCTGAGGAGATCCATGAGAGACACAGACACCGTTATGAGGTCAACAACGACTTCCGCGCTTCTCTCACCGAGAGCGGCATGAAGCTCTGCGGTACCTCTCCGGACGGCAGAATCGTAGAGATGATTGAGATTCCGGAGCATCCGTGGTTCGTTGCCACACAGGCTCATCCGGAGTTAAAGTCCAGACCGAACCGTCCGCATCCGCTCTTTAAAGGCTTTGTGGAAGCTTCGATTCGGTGCAGCGAGAAATAA
- the ftsH gene encoding ATP-dependent zinc metalloprotease FtsH, with amino-acid sequence MDNQGSNNNYNNGNSNGGNNGDGGKGNHNGQILMAFILISLIALFIMSLVTNQFNQMSTQEVSYSEFLDMVNGTGKWEGRSVKSVEIGSYQIDITLNSDEKTPYEVTYYCGRVADDELIPLLKEKGVDISGVIPDNTSTWIYSILSYLIPLVLIWVVLGVVMRRMGGGAMGVGKSNAKVYVEKQTGVTFKDVAGQDEAKESLQEVVDFLHNPKKYRDIGAKLPKGALLVGPPGTGKTLLAKAVAGEAKVPFFSLAGSDFVEMFVGVGASRVRDLFKEAQKQAPCIIFIDEIDAIGKSRDTRYGGNDEREQTLNQLLAEMDGFDTSKGILILAATNRPEVLDKALLRPGRFDRRIIVDKPDLKGRLETLKVHSKDVMMDETVDLDALALATAGLVGSDLANMINEAAINAVKNGRKFVNQSDLFDAFELVAVGGKEKKDRVMSDKERKIVSYHEVGHAMVTALQKNTEPVQKITIVPRTMGALGYTLQTPEEEKYLQTKDELLAKITTYMAGRAAEVLVFQSATSGAANDIEQATAIARAMVTQYGMSDKFGMMCLATVENQYLDNRAGLICGEDTAAQIDKEVLAIINHAYDEAIRLLTENREVLDHIAEYLYEHETITGKEFMKIFRELKGIPEPEDEAEKKTFFEQAEEARQELEEGKTAAESQNMDDVLLRNTQDHEEQ; translated from the coding sequence ATGGACAATCAGGGATCGAATAACAATTACAATAACGGTAATTCAAACGGAGGGAATAACGGAGACGGCGGCAAAGGGAATCACAATGGTCAGATTTTGATGGCATTTATACTGATTTCACTGATTGCGCTGTTTATTATGAGTCTTGTAACCAATCAGTTCAACCAGATGAGCACGCAGGAGGTGTCTTACTCGGAGTTTCTCGACATGGTGAACGGCACTGGCAAATGGGAAGGCAGAAGCGTGAAGTCAGTGGAGATCGGTTCGTACCAGATCGACATCACACTGAATTCCGATGAGAAAACACCTTACGAGGTGACTTACTACTGCGGGCGTGTGGCGGATGATGAGCTGATTCCGTTACTTAAGGAAAAGGGCGTGGATATCAGCGGAGTGATTCCGGATAACACATCCACCTGGATTTACAGTATTTTAAGCTACCTGATTCCGCTGGTGCTGATCTGGGTTGTGCTCGGCGTGGTGATGCGCCGGATGGGCGGCGGCGCTATGGGCGTCGGCAAGAGCAACGCCAAGGTTTATGTGGAGAAGCAGACCGGCGTGACGTTCAAGGATGTTGCGGGACAGGATGAGGCGAAGGAATCGCTGCAGGAGGTTGTCGATTTCCTGCACAACCCGAAAAAGTACCGCGACATCGGTGCGAAGCTGCCGAAGGGTGCACTTCTTGTGGGACCTCCGGGAACCGGTAAGACGCTCCTTGCCAAGGCAGTGGCGGGCGAGGCGAAGGTACCGTTTTTCTCGCTGGCAGGTTCGGATTTTGTGGAGATGTTCGTCGGTGTCGGAGCTTCCCGTGTGAGGGATCTGTTTAAGGAAGCACAGAAGCAGGCACCGTGTATCATCTTTATCGATGAGATCGATGCGATCGGTAAGAGCCGTGACACCCGTTACGGCGGCAACGACGAGAGAGAGCAGACATTGAACCAGCTCCTTGCGGAGATGGACGGCTTTGACACGTCCAAGGGAATTCTGATTCTCGCTGCAACCAACCGTCCGGAGGTACTGGACAAGGCGTTGCTCCGTCCGGGACGTTTTGACCGCCGGATCATTGTCGACAAGCCGGATCTGAAGGGACGTCTGGAGACACTCAAGGTACATTCCAAGGACGTCATGATGGATGAGACCGTGGATCTGGATGCACTGGCACTTGCGACGGCAGGTCTGGTGGGTTCCGATCTTGCCAATATGATCAATGAGGCAGCAATCAATGCCGTCAAGAACGGCAGAAAGTTTGTCAACCAGTCCGATCTGTTTGACGCGTTTGAACTTGTGGCAGTCGGCGGCAAGGAGAAGAAGGACCGCGTGATGAGTGACAAGGAGCGCAAGATCGTGTCCTACCATGAGGTCGGACACGCGATGGTGACGGCGCTTCAGAAGAACACCGAGCCGGTACAGAAGATCACGATTGTTCCGCGTACGATGGGAGCGCTCGGCTACACGCTGCAGACGCCGGAGGAGGAGAAGTATCTCCAGACCAAGGATGAACTTTTAGCGAAGATTACCACTTACATGGCAGGACGTGCAGCGGAGGTGCTGGTATTCCAGTCGGCAACCAGCGGTGCGGCGAACGATATTGAGCAGGCGACGGCGATTGCCAGGGCAATGGTAACGCAGTACGGTATGTCCGATAAGTTCGGTATGATGTGCCTGGCGACGGTGGAGAACCAGTATCTGGACAACCGCGCAGGACTGATCTGCGGTGAGGACACGGCGGCGCAGATTGATAAGGAGGTACTTGCCATTATCAATCACGCATATGATGAGGCGATACGTCTCCTCACGGAGAACCGGGAGGTGCTCGATCATATCGCAGAATACCTCTACGAGCATGAGACGATTACCGGTAAGGAATTCATGAAGATTTTCCGTGAACTGAAAGGAATCCCGGAGCCGGAGGACGAGGCAGAGAAGAAGACGTTCTTCGAGCAGGCGGAGGAAGCCCGTCAGGAACTCGAGGAGGGAAAAACTGCCGCAGAGAGTCAGAACATGGATGATGTATTGCTGCGCAATACGCAGGATCATGAGGAACAGTAA
- the uvrC gene encoding excinuclease ABC subunit UvrC, whose translation MFVIEEELKKLPDQPGVYIMHDSRDAIIYIGKAVSLRKRVHQYFQPSHDEGIKKAQMVKQIARFEYIVTDSELEALVLECNLIKEHRPKYNTMLRDDKTYPYIRVTLGEDFPRVLFSRQQKKDKSRYFGPYTSAGAVKDTIELVNKIYQLRTCNRNLPRDTGKDRPCLNYHIHQCTAPCQGYITKEAYRERVDAVVEFLNGNYAPVLKSLEEKMNTASANLEFEKAIEYRELLNSVRQIAQKQKITHTDGEDKDIIALAADDRDAVVQVFFIRDGKLIGRDHFYVKIGTEDTKAQILTTFLKQFYSGTPFIPREIMLPQEIEEQEVLADWLGEKRGSKVYIRVPQKGMKEKLVELAQKNAKMVLAQDREKIKREEGRTIGALKEIEQLLDMKGLNRVEAYDISNTSGFESVGSMIVYEKGKPKRSDYRKFKLRTVSGPDDYASMYEVLTRRFTHGMREMEEMEEKDLSEEYGSFTRFPDLIMMDGGRGQVNIALKVLEELHLNIPVCGMVKDDNHRTRGLYYHNVEIPIDRGSEGFKLITRIQDEAHRFAIEYHRSLRSKEQVHSVLDDIPDIGPARRKALMKKYQSLEAIREATEEDLAQTDSMSPQAARSVYRFFREKERENQPSD comes from the coding sequence ATGTTTGTAATTGAAGAAGAACTTAAAAAACTCCCGGATCAGCCGGGAGTTTATATTATGCATGACAGCCGTGATGCCATTATCTACATTGGCAAGGCGGTCAGTCTGCGCAAGCGGGTGCACCAGTATTTTCAGCCAAGCCATGATGAGGGTATCAAAAAAGCGCAGATGGTAAAACAGATTGCGCGGTTTGAGTACATTGTGACGGATTCCGAACTGGAGGCGCTGGTACTGGAATGTAATCTGATCAAAGAACATCGGCCGAAGTACAACACCATGCTGCGGGACGATAAGACATATCCGTACATCAGAGTGACTCTCGGGGAAGATTTTCCGAGAGTTCTCTTTTCCCGCCAGCAGAAAAAAGACAAATCGCGGTACTTTGGTCCTTACACGAGCGCGGGAGCAGTCAAGGATACGATCGAGCTGGTGAACAAGATCTATCAGCTGCGCACCTGCAACCGGAACCTGCCGCGCGACACGGGAAAGGACCGCCCGTGTCTGAATTATCACATTCATCAGTGCACGGCGCCCTGCCAGGGATATATCACAAAGGAAGCGTACCGTGAGCGCGTGGATGCGGTGGTGGAATTTTTAAATGGCAATTATGCGCCGGTGCTAAAGTCTCTGGAAGAGAAGATGAATACGGCGTCGGCCAATCTGGAATTTGAAAAGGCGATTGAGTACCGGGAGCTTTTAAACAGTGTCAGACAGATCGCACAGAAGCAGAAGATTACGCACACGGACGGCGAGGACAAGGACATTATTGCGCTGGCGGCGGATGACCGCGACGCGGTGGTGCAGGTATTTTTTATCCGTGATGGCAAGCTGATCGGCAGAGACCATTTTTATGTGAAGATCGGAACGGAGGACACCAAAGCCCAGATCCTTACCACATTCTTAAAGCAGTTCTATTCGGGAACGCCGTTCATTCCGAGAGAGATTATGCTGCCGCAGGAGATCGAGGAGCAGGAGGTGCTTGCCGACTGGCTTGGCGAGAAGCGGGGCAGCAAGGTTTACATCCGGGTACCGCAGAAGGGCATGAAAGAAAAGCTGGTGGAACTCGCACAGAAGAATGCCAAGATGGTTCTTGCGCAGGATCGCGAGAAGATCAAGCGCGAGGAAGGCAGGACGATCGGCGCGTTAAAGGAGATTGAACAGCTTTTAGATATGAAAGGATTAAACCGCGTGGAGGCGTACGATATCTCAAATACGAGCGGTTTTGAGTCGGTCGGTTCCATGATTGTGTATGAGAAAGGCAAGCCAAAGCGGAGTGACTACCGGAAGTTCAAGCTGCGGACGGTGTCGGGACCGGATGACTATGCCTCCATGTATGAGGTGCTGACGAGAAGATTTACGCATGGCATGCGTGAGATGGAGGAGATGGAAGAAAAGGACCTGTCGGAGGAGTACGGCAGTTTCACAAGATTTCCGGATCTGATCATGATGGACGGCGGCCGCGGGCAGGTGAACATTGCGCTCAAAGTGCTGGAGGAGCTGCATCTTAATATTCCGGTCTGTGGAATGGTCAAAGATGATAATCACCGCACGCGCGGGCTATACTATCATAATGTAGAGATACCCATCGACCGTGGAAGCGAGGGATTTAAGCTGATTACGCGAATTCAGGACGAGGCGCACCGTTTTGCGATTGAGTACCACCGGTCGCTCCGGAGCAAGGAGCAGGTACATTCCGTGCTGGATGACATTCCGGATATCGGACCGGCAAGGCGCAAGGCGCTGATGAAAAAATATCAGTCGCTGGAGGCAATCCGGGAGGCGACGGAGGAAGACCTCGCACAGACGGACAGCATGAGCCCGCAGGCAGCGCGCTCGGTTTATCGGTTTTTCCGGGAGAAAGAACGGGAAAACCAGCCGTCCGATTAG
- the hprK gene encoding HPr(Ser) kinase/phosphatase — protein MSGVGVAKVAQILDLCNFIPQMELKGHRIMIRDVNRPALQLSGYFEHFEQSRVQIIGTVEYTYLQQLDEKKKEAIYREFMAYDIPCVIFCRDLKPDEMFLKIAEESNLPVFGTKRSTSEFMAELIYCLSEQLAPCITIHGVLVDVYGEGLLIMGESGIGKSEAALELVRRGHRLVTDDVVEIRKINEHTLIGTSPDITRYFIELRGIGIIDVKTLFGVEGVKEKQQIDLVIKLEDWKKDNEYDRLGLEEEYTEFLGNKVVCHSLPIRAGRNLAVICEAAAVNHRQKKMGYNAAQELYRRVQENLTKKSDDEEDE, from the coding sequence ATGAGTGGTGTTGGTGTAGCAAAAGTGGCGCAGATTCTCGATCTGTGCAATTTTATTCCGCAGATGGAATTAAAAGGACATCGGATCATGATCCGTGATGTCAACCGTCCGGCATTGCAGCTGAGCGGCTATTTCGAGCATTTTGAGCAGTCTCGTGTGCAGATCATTGGTACCGTGGAATACACGTATCTGCAACAGCTGGATGAGAAGAAAAAAGAAGCGATTTACCGGGAGTTTATGGCTTACGATATTCCGTGCGTCATTTTCTGCCGTGATTTAAAGCCGGACGAGATGTTCCTCAAAATTGCGGAGGAGAGCAACCTGCCGGTATTCGGAACCAAGCGAAGCACATCCGAGTTCATGGCGGAGCTGATCTACTGCCTGAGCGAGCAGCTGGCACCGTGCATCACCATTCACGGCGTGCTTGTAGATGTCTACGGCGAGGGACTTCTGATTATGGGAGAGAGCGGTATCGGTAAGAGCGAGGCAGCACTCGAGCTTGTGCGCAGAGGACATCGTCTGGTAACCGATGATGTCGTGGAGATCCGCAAGATCAACGAGCATACGCTGATCGGTACTTCACCGGACATCACACGTTACTTTATCGAGCTGCGCGGAATCGGCATCATTGATGTGAAGACGCTGTTCGGTGTCGAGGGCGTCAAGGAGAAGCAGCAGATCGATCTGGTCATCAAGCTGGAAGACTGGAAGAAGGATAATGAGTATGACCGTCTGGGACTTGAGGAGGAGTACACAGAGTTCCTCGGCAATAAAGTCGTATGTCATTCGCTTCCGATCCGCGCCGGACGTAACCTTGCAGTCATCTGTGAGGCAGCGGCAGTCAACCACAGACAGAAGAAGATGGGTTACAATGCCGCACAGGAGCTGTACCGCCGTGTACAAGAGAACCTGACGAAGAAGTCCGACGATGAGGAAGACGAATAG
- a CDS encoding aminopeptidase — protein MERKNAWEKYPEGKKRDEVFDFAEEYRKFLSDCKTERECVTYFAKKAEKAGFVNLDTVLEKGTKLAAGDKVYANNMGKGLALFVIGEKSMEHGMNILGAHIDSPRMDLKQDPLYEDTDFAMLDTHYYGGIKKYQWVTLPLALHGVIAKKDGTVVKVSVGDKPGDPVFGVSDLLIHLSGEQMEKKAAKVIEGENLDLIIGSIPAEADEKDDVKEKVKANIMKILAKEYDIEEEDFLSAEIEVVPAGEARDYGFDRSMIMGYGHDDRVCAYPSFEAIAAMEKPEITSVCLLVDKEEIGSVGASGMQSRFFENTVAEVMNAAGTYSELALRRALKNSSVLSSDVSAAFDPNFPSVMTKRNAAYFGRGLVFNKYTGARGKSGSNDANAEYVGALRAIMDRNEVSFQTAELGKVDQGGGGTIAYILANYGMRVIDSGVAVLNMHAPWEIISKVDLYEAYRGYIAFLKEQA, from the coding sequence ATGGAAAGAAAGAATGCATGGGAGAAATACCCGGAAGGAAAAAAGAGAGACGAAGTTTTTGATTTTGCGGAGGAGTACCGTAAGTTTTTGTCAGACTGCAAGACGGAGCGCGAGTGCGTGACCTATTTTGCCAAGAAAGCAGAGAAGGCGGGATTCGTAAATCTGGATACCGTGCTGGAGAAGGGTACAAAGCTTGCAGCCGGAGATAAAGTATATGCAAACAATATGGGAAAAGGACTTGCCCTGTTCGTAATCGGTGAGAAGAGCATGGAGCACGGCATGAATATTCTCGGCGCACATATTGATTCCCCGCGCATGGACTTAAAGCAGGACCCGCTGTATGAAGACACGGATTTCGCGATGCTGGATACCCACTATTACGGCGGTATCAAGAAGTACCAGTGGGTGACACTGCCGCTGGCTCTGCACGGCGTCATTGCGAAAAAGGACGGCACCGTGGTCAAAGTGAGTGTCGGAGACAAGCCGGGTGATCCGGTATTCGGCGTGAGCGATCTTTTGATCCACCTTTCCGGAGAGCAGATGGAGAAAAAGGCAGCCAAGGTCATTGAGGGAGAAAACCTCGATCTGATCATCGGCAGCATTCCGGCGGAAGCGGATGAAAAAGACGACGTCAAGGAAAAGGTAAAAGCCAATATCATGAAGATCCTTGCAAAGGAATATGATATAGAGGAAGAGGATTTCCTCTCTGCGGAGATTGAGGTCGTACCGGCCGGCGAAGCGAGAGACTACGGCTTTGACAGAAGCATGATTATGGGCTACGGACACGATGACAGAGTGTGCGCATATCCTTCCTTTGAGGCGATTGCGGCGATGGAGAAGCCGGAGATCACAAGTGTATGCCTTCTGGTAGACAAGGAAGAGATCGGAAGTGTCGGTGCGAGCGGTATGCAGTCCCGTTTCTTCGAGAATACGGTCGCAGAGGTGATGAATGCGGCAGGAACGTATTCTGAACTGGCACTCAGACGTGCACTGAAGAACTCGAGCGTTCTCTCTTCGGATGTATCGGCGGCATTTGACCCGAACTTCCCGTCCGTGATGACGAAGCGCAACGCAGCATATTTTGGAAGAGGACTTGTGTTTAACAAATATACCGGAGCCAGAGGCAAATCCGGATCGAACGATGCGAATGCAGAGTACGTGGGAGCACTCCGCGCGATCATGGACCGCAACGAGGTGTCATTCCAGACGGCAGAACTCGGCAAGGTAGACCAGGGCGGCGGCGGAACGATCGCCTACATTCTTGCCAACTATGGCATGCGTGTGATTGACAGCGGTGTGGCAGTGCTGAACATGCATGCACCGTGGGAGATCATCAGCAAGGTGGATCTGTATGAGGCATATCGCGGCTATATTGCATTTTTAAAGGAACAGGCATGA
- the murB gene encoding UDP-N-acetylmuramate dehydrogenase, which yields MKQQLLDTLEQIAGKENIHPNEPMSRHTTFRVGGPADVLVTPEAEKLAAVTGACREAGEPYYIVGNGSNLLVGDGGIRGVVILTRDGMDEISADGVRITAGAGALLSRTASLAASHALTGMEFAAGIPGTIGGAVVMNAGAYGGEMRDIIETVTVLDETGVQHVLSVEELELGYRTSCILKKHYIVTQAVLKLAAGEEQAIRARMKELATQRAEKQPLEYPSAGSTFKRPEGYFAGKLIMDAGLRGYRVGGAQVSQKHCGFVVNTGNATAQDVRTLIADVSAEVDRQFQVKLEPEIKMLGEF from the coding sequence ATGAAACAACAGTTATTGGATACGTTAGAACAGATCGCAGGAAAAGAAAATATTCATCCGAACGAGCCGATGAGCCGCCACACGACCTTTCGTGTGGGCGGTCCGGCGGATGTGCTGGTGACGCCGGAAGCGGAGAAACTTGCAGCAGTTACCGGTGCATGCCGGGAGGCGGGAGAGCCATATTACATTGTCGGAAACGGCAGTAACCTCCTGGTGGGAGATGGTGGTATCCGTGGGGTGGTCATTCTTACCAGAGACGGGATGGATGAGATTTCGGCAGACGGCGTGCGGATTACGGCGGGAGCGGGAGCACTCCTGTCACGCACGGCGTCGCTTGCTGCGTCACATGCGCTGACCGGGATGGAATTTGCAGCCGGGATTCCGGGAACGATCGGCGGTGCAGTTGTGATGAATGCGGGAGCTTACGGCGGAGAGATGCGGGACATCATAGAGACTGTGACCGTGCTCGATGAGACGGGAGTACAGCATGTGCTGTCCGTGGAGGAGCTGGAGCTTGGCTACCGCACGAGCTGCATTTTAAAGAAGCACTATATTGTCACACAGGCGGTATTGAAGCTTGCAGCGGGAGAGGAGCAGGCCATCCGGGCACGGATGAAGGAACTTGCCACGCAGCGCGCCGAAAAGCAGCCGCTCGAATATCCGAGTGCGGGAAGCACATTTAAACGGCCGGAGGGATATTTTGCCGGAAAGCTGATCATGGATGCGGGATTGCGCGGATACCGGGTCGGCGGAGCACAGGTATCGCAGAAACACTGCGGATTTGTGGTCAACACAGGGAATGCGACCGCACAGGATGTGAGGACGCTGATTGCGGATGTGAGCGCAGAGGTGGACAGACAGTTTCAGGTGAAGCTGGAACCGGAGATTAAGATGCTTGGCGAATTTTAG